The segment GGCGGTCCATCAGCTTAGCCCTCGGGCTGGCGGGCCGTTCGTCCGCGTCAATTGCGGCGCGTTGGCTGAAAGTCTGTTGGAAAGCGAACTATTTGGTCACGTGCGCGGCGCGTTCACCGGAGCGGTCGACAACCGCAGCGGTCGCTTCGAAGCGGCGCACACCGGGACCGTGTTTCTCGATGAAATCAATTCCACGACGCCCAAGCTGCAAGTCAAGCTGTTGCGGGTGCTGCAAGAGCGCGAGTTTGAGCGCGTCGGCGACACTCAGACGATCCGCGTCGACACGCGCGTGATCGCGGCCACGAATCGCGATCTGCTCGAAGAAGTCGACGCCGAGCGGTTTCGCGAGGACTTGTACTATCGCTTGAACGTGGTGCCGATTCACATTCCGCCGCTGCGCGAGCGGCGCGAAGACGTGCCGGAGTTGGCCCACTACTTCCTGAACTTCTACAACGAGCGGAACGATCGTTACGTGACGCACGTTGACCCCAAGACGATGGAAGCCTTGCAGGATTATCACTGGCCTGGCAACGTGCGCGAGCTGCAGAACTACATCGAGCGTGCCGTCGTCATGGCGCCATCCGACGAGTTCACGGCCGACCTGCTGCCCGAGGCGGTGCTGGGGAACACGCGGCGGCGCAATCCTCGTTACCGCGAGCCGGATCTTGAGACGTTGACCTACGAGGTAGTGCAAAAGGGCCTGGCCGACGCTGGCCCCCAGGAAGACAACCTGCACGCCAAAATCGTTAATCGGGTCGAGCGCGAACTGATCGCCCAGGTGCTCACGCAATGCAACCAGGTGCAGATCAAGG is part of the Planctomycetota bacterium genome and harbors:
- a CDS encoding sigma-54-dependent Fis family transcriptional regulator; translation: MPPSNRPSSANTSGPPIIGLIGSSPAMEQVYKTTRKVAMTNATVLLFGETGTGKEMIAKAVHQLSPRAGGPFVRVNCGALAESLLESELFGHVRGAFTGAVDNRSGRFEAAHTGTVFLDEINSTTPKLQVKLLRVLQEREFERVGDTQTIRVDTRVIAATNRDLLEEVDAERFREDLYYRLNVVPIHIPPLRERREDVPELAHYFLNFYNERNDRYVTHVDPKTMEALQDYHWPGNVRELQNYIERAVVMAPSDEFTADLLPEAVLGNTRRRNPRYREPDLETLTYEVVQKGLADAGPQEDNLHAKIVNRVERELIAQVLTQCNQVQIKAAARLGINRNTLHKKLKEYGLDESGEEPPA